A genomic region of Pyrus communis chromosome 14, drPyrComm1.1, whole genome shotgun sequence contains the following coding sequences:
- the LOC137716044 gene encoding protein VAPYRIN-LIKE-like, whose amino-acid sequence MDRLVKPDVKEVELNFKRDQKCSTTFRLSNLMHTMPVAVSLTTNNPSLFSFTHPLSIIPPLSSSSYTLLLSQPSDEPPLSLTATPHDVINVKASMLPTGKAHQEELRRLFARPGPHVFRDATIPISFVGPHVVEFLISQHTRISAFDSFFNKAISRCSGAELTALLGPAIASGNANLVSDLIDAGAVVNRRDSDSGSLLSLGVRTGNVEIVKVLITSGCGIGNSADMVLHDAAAMNRVDLFEILCKSFTGIDVNCVDPDGRTPIHIAAAHGHVEMLKYCISVGGNAEVSDSKGWNPLHCAAEKGHLEAAKCLLTCSKLKHAVTKDARTAFDLAATNGHSCLLGCLRYDDVLHRAARLDDAHGIKSCLAEGADVNGRDQNGWTPLHRAAFKGRIECVKVLLNHGALVDAVDDVGYTPLHCAAEAGHVQVALLLVAHGARANVKSLEGIVPTKLDRFKNHPALIS is encoded by the coding sequence ATGGACAGGCTGGTGAAGCCAGACGTGAAGGAAGTGGAGCTCAACTTCAAGAGAGACCAAAAGTGCAGCACAACCTTCCGGCTGAGCAACCTCATGCACACCATGCCCGTCGCCGTCTCCCTCACCACCAACAACCCATCTCTCTTTTCCTTCACTCACCCCCTCTCCATAATCCCGCcgctctcttcctcctcctacaCCCTCCTCCTCTCACAGCCGTCCGATGAGCCCCCGCTCTCCCTCACGGCCACCCCTCATGACGTCATCAACGTCAAGGCCTCCATGCTCCCCACCGGAAAAGCCCACCAGGAGGAACTCCGCCGCCTGTTCGCCCGGCCCGGGCCTCACGTTTTCCGGGACGCCACCATACCCATATCGTTCGTGGGTCCGCACGTGGTTGAGTTTCTAATTTCTCAGCACACCCGGATCTCTGCATTCGATTCGTTTTTCAACAAGGCGATTTCTAGGTGCTCTGGGGCTGAGCTCACGGCGCTGCTCGGTCCCGCCATAGCTTCCGGGAATGCTAATTTGGTCTCCGACCTGATTGACGCCGGTGCGGTTGTGAATCGGAGAGATTCGGATTCCGGATCTTTGCTATCTCTCGGTGTTCGAACCGGAAACGTTGAGATTGTAAAGGTCCTGATCACCTCTGGATGTGGAATCGGTAACTCGGCCGACATGGTTTTGCACGACGCGGCGGCTATGAACCGGGTCGATTTGTTTGAGATTTTGTGTAAGAGTTTCACCGGAATCGACGTCAATTGTGTTGACCCGGACGGTCGGACTCCGATTCATATCGCGGCGGCACACGGCCACGTTGAGATGTTGAAGTATTGTATTTCGGTCGGAGGCAATGCGGAAGTTTCAGACTCAAAAGGTTGGAATCCGCTTCACTGCGCGGCGGAGAAGGGGCATTTGGAGGCCGCCAAGTGTTTGTTGACGTGCTCCAAGTTGAAACACGCCGTCACGAAAGACGCAAGGACGGCTTTCGACCTCGCCGCCACAAACGGGCATTCCTGTCTTCTTGGTTGTCTACGATACGACGACGTTCTGCACCGGGCGGCGAGGTTGGACGACGCACACGGTATAAAGAGTTGCCTTGCGGAAGGCGCAGACGTGAACGGGAGAGACCAGAATGGCTGGACCCCTTTGCACAGGGCTGCGTTCAAAGGGAGGATCGAGTGTGTGAAGGTGTTGCTTAATCATGGTGCGCTGGTGGATGCGGTGGATGATGTCGGCTACACGCCGCTGCATTGCGCGGCGGAGGCAGGGCACGTGCAGGTGGCCCTGTTGCTGGTTGCTCATGGGGCTCGAGCCAACGTGAAGAGCTTGGAGGGAATTGTTCCTACCAAGTTGGACCGTTTCAAGAACCACCCTGCCCTGATTTCATAG